The Manis javanica isolate MJ-LG chromosome 2, MJ_LKY, whole genome shotgun sequence genome contains a region encoding:
- the LY6D gene encoding lymphocyte antigen 6D, translating to MKTALLLLVALAEATGPAWALHCHMCSSSTNCKNPQACPASSRFCRTVTKVEPLRGNLVEKSCEESCTPSYHLQGQVSSGAASTLCCQEDLCNAGPHSHAPTRAATCSTLGLVLTLGLIALILGPGL from the exons ATGAAGACAGCCCTACTGCTCCTTGTTGCCCTGGCCGAGGCCACTGGGCCAG CCTGGGCTCTCCACTGTCACATGTGCTCCAGCTCCACCAACTGTAAAAACCCTCAAGCCTGCCCAGCCAGCTCCCGCTTCTGCAGGACCGTGACCAAAG TGGAGCCTCTGCGGGGGAACCTGGTGGAGAAGAGTTGCGAGGAGTCCTGCACGCCCTCGTACCACCTGCAGGGCCAGGTCAGCAGTGGTGCGGCCTCCACACTCTGCTGCCAGGAGGACCTGTGCAACGCGGGCCCCCACAGCCATGCACCCACCCGTGCAGCCACCTGCTCCACGCTGGGCCTGGTGCTGACCCTTGGCCTCATTGCCCTTATCTTAGGGCCTGGCCTGTGA
- the LOC108389425 gene encoding ly-6/neurotoxin-like protein 1 — MAPLLALFLVALVGLPVAQALDCHVCAYNGENCFNPMRCPATVTYCMTTRTYYTPTRMKVSKSCVPSCFETVYDGYSKHASTTSCCQYDLCNGAGLSMLGTLTLVPILLATLWGLL; from the exons ATGGCGCCCCTGCTTGCCCTGTTCCTGGTGGCCCTGGTGGGCCTACCTGTGG CCCAGGCTCTGGACTGCCACGTGTGTGCCTACAATGGAGAGAACTGTTTCAACCCCATGCGCTGCCCAGCCACGGTCACCTACTGCATGACCACACGCACCT ACTACACCCCGACCAGGATGAAGGTGAGCAAGTCATGTGTGCCCAGCTGCTTCGAGACGGTGTATGACGGCTACTCCAAGCACGCGTCCACCACATCCTGCTGCCAGTATGACCTCTGTAATGGTGCGGGCCTCTCCATGCTGGGGACCCTGACCCTGGTCCCCATACTTCTGGCTACCCTCTGGGGTCTGCTCTaa